A portion of the Psilocybe cubensis strain MGC-MH-2018 chromosome 10, whole genome shotgun sequence genome contains these proteins:
- a CDS encoding Vegetative incompatibility protein HET-E-1, whose product MTSIDKDSDRSHRILENEPQDIGRQQVEILVVKAINLPILKNKLGKERRFYVTITDGTTTKKSKIMNSLNRSVMWDQTMDGFTDTSNIKLSLFAEYQMHKDKLLGSVKINAKPSIVPDLTVVVTVHMHDLVQVASDALREIEAEVVEVNILAEWKGAMDNIVWVMDVIGNLAQARFIHMRKWFGWFSLPFQRHLLIAQFEHDENIRALINAMRSAFDLVQAESLLKNIKPNSHQALTLKVMLRHINICSDVIKRYAEDNGFKKMLLLNVSGGIAKEIQTLCETLGKLRQDLLDGAVISTQIAVEKIKRNIDIKMNEFPYKPGWRSISNVERNGCLPGTRTDFLNYITRWVDDPSSKPGLVLLGKAGTGKSTIGHEIALRFQLEDRLGSYFSFFRTEKSKHEDHHLFTTIIHDLARRYPSFKSAIGSLIKDDKLLQSTDNFNLLFDTLLLGALRRISMDGPILIIIDALDESAHPTGRAGLAAFLTRSISKLPTNFRVFITSRLDGDIKDWFANSERSLFEVLEMDDPKLAKTVDDIRLFFEDHHNLPPVLFQEYGLELIEKSQGLFQWAAVACAHINEPPPGWTQVDCLRGLLVRQHADKKYAQPLNRPLYELYDTVLAVHFNTEIACDRFRSVMGHLLAAMVPFSVNLLTAIRKSIPSSEQEHEEAVLVILKYLGSLLSNVTAEDHELPIVPLHTSFRDYLTEVVKEGDSFYVNLQKSHYDLACSCLYAMLKELKFNICALESSYISNHDIEDLDHRIQKHIRPVLLYACQFWSDHLNNLPFGEVIFHHIHRFLEEKFLFWLEVMSVTDTLPLGVQALTVLKQWMMSCTDSSTVSGDKWNQLNTLIMDARRFIRYFSTPIAVSAPHIYISALPFTPTASKVYQNYACAFLNTISLDCGQQINWHALEMSIALTGCVNSMAFSPDGRYIVASLSDWTIRIFDATTGTMKGKPLTGPKGRFATRSVAFSHDGKWVASGSYDGDVHLWNASTYEMEKGPLTGHTKVVLSVAFSSDGQWVVSGSYDSKIIVWNVLTGKVERGPYTGHAKGVLSVDISPDGKYIVSGSQDKEIRIWNLSTGELEHGPFVGHTDAVNSVAFSPDGQKIVSGSNDRTVILWNAVTGEIDQGPLTGHLHAVYSVAFSPDAKRIVSGSLDQTLRIWHVNTGQTEQILHAHSNGGVDCVAFSPDGERIASGSQMDQTLRLWDSSSTGLNKPSDQRVPFVLQDGEVPSWNNTSIRSIAFSPDGLLVASGSNDATICLWDISTAQYTTTLVGNEDKGFKSAAFSPDGQWIAYGSCKPIRLWNLSTGKHATLTCSLSLRGHTNSVASVVFFPDGKRLVSGSEDETIRIWDTSTGELLGGPFIVKQSVCSLAVSPDGMWILCGSLEPILQLVKVSTGEVRQELTIDDQFIGSVGVSSNGLLIACGPEILLFDTLTGVMTPGRTFKDWSTSSVASVGFSPDGSQIVCASVDDNLLRIWDSSSGELEYTLPSEHTEMIDFVSFSPDGTKILSSARDRAIRVMSARPITDTTSEICFNDLSIIDRDGWIREDDDKLLLWIPTLHRPGLYHPNVPILIICDIPTRLNTSNFVHGLDWATCYTG is encoded by the exons ATGACCAGTATTGATAAAGACTCCGACAGGAGCCATCG TATTCTGGAAAACGAACCTCAAGATATCGGTCGCCAGCAGGTGGAAATCTTAG TTGTGAAAGCAATCAATCTCCCTATTCTAAAAAACAAACTTGGAAAAGAGAGACGATTTTATGTTACTATCACTGATGggacaacaacaaaaaaatccaaaatcatGAATTCTCTAAATCGTTCTGTGATGTGGGACCAAACAATGGATGGATT TACCGACACTTCCAACATAAAGCTCTCACTCTTTGCGGAATATCAGATGCACAAGGACAAGTTATTAGGATCTGTCAAAATCAATGCTAAACCCTCAATCG TTCCGGATCTCACCGTGGTCGTAACAGTACACATGCACGACTTGGTGCAAGTCGCTAGTGATGCTCTGCGCGAAATTGAAGCAGAAGTTGTAGAAGTAAACATTCTGGCCGAATGGAAAGGAGCCATGGATAACATTGTGTGGGTCATGGATGTTATCGGAAATCTAGCACAGGCAAG ATTCATCCATATGCGCAAATGGTTTGGGTGGTTCTCTCTTCCATTCCAAAGGCAT TTGCTGATTGCTCAATTTGAGCATGACGAAAACATTCGGGCACTCATTAACGCCATGCGCAGTGCATTTGACCTAGTTCAAGCCGAATCTTTATTAAAGAACATCAAACCCAACTCCCACCAGGCTCTTACTCTCAAAGTCATGCTAAGGCATATAAATATATGCAGCGATGTAATCAAACGCTATGCAGAAGACAATGGTTTTA AAaagatgctgctgctgaatgTCAGCGGAGGAATTGCCAAGGAGATCCAAACTCTATGTGAAACTTTGGGGAAGTTGCGTCAGGATCTATTGGATGGCGCTGTTATTTCCACTCAGATCGCTGTTGAGAAAATCAAGCGTA ATATTGACATAAAAATGAACGAGTTTCCCTACAAACCAGGGTGGCGTTCAATATCTAACGTCGAAAGAAATGGTTGTCTTCCTGGGACACGTACCGATTTCCTCAATTATATTACTCGTTGGGTTGATGACCCTTCATCTAAACCTGGATTAGTTCTCCTCGGGAAAGCAGGCACTGGAAAATCAACCATCGGTCATGAAATTGCTCTGCGATTTCAATTAGAAGATCGACTAGGATCGTACTTCTCTTTTTTCAGGACcgaaaaatcaaaacacgAGGACCACCATCTTTTCACGACGATAATTCATGACCTTGCCAGGCGCTATCCGTCATTTAAATCCGCGATAGGATCGCTCATCAAGGACGATAAGCTTCTGCAATCAACGGATAACTTCAATTTATTATTCGATACTTTACTCTTGGGTGCTTTACGTAGAATTAGCATGGATGGTCCGATCCTTATAATCATCGATGCCTTGGACGAAAGCGCGCACCCGACAGGAAGAGCAGGCCTGGCTGCCTTTCTTACTCGTTCTATCAGCAAACTGCCAACAAACTTTCGCGTATTCATCACATCGCGTTTAGATGGAGACATTAAAGATTGGTTTGCCAATTCGGAACGGAGCCTGTTTGAAGTTCTCGAAATGGATGATCCAAAGTTGGCCAAAACGGTGGACGACATCCGATTGTTCTTTGAAGATCACCACAACCTTCCCCCAGTTCTCTTCCAGGAGTATGGACTTGAGCTAATTGAGAAATCACAAGGATTATTCCAATGGGCGGCGGTTGCGTGTGCCCACATCAATGAACCTCCACCTGGATGGACGCAGGTCGATTGCTTACGAGGCCTTCTGGTTCGCCAACACGCTGATAAAAAATATGCTCAGCCGCTAAACCGTCCACTGTATGAGTTGTATGACACTGTTCTTGCCGTGCATTTCAATACGGAGATTGCGTGTGATCGCTTCCGATCTGTCATGGGACATCTACTCGCTGCTATGGTACCCTTTTCGGTCAACTTACTAACAGCCATTCGAAAATCCATCCCATCCTCTGAGCAAGAGCATGAAGAAGCTGTCCTTGTGATTTTGAAATACCTGGGCTCGTTGTTAAGCaatgtcaccgcagaagatCATGAACTCCCTATCGTCCCTTTACACACATCTTTTCGCGACTATTTGACCGAAGTAGTCAAGGAGGGAGATTCATTTTATGTTAATCTTCAAAAATCACACTACGACCTAGCCTGTTCATGCCTCTATGCGATGCTCAAGGAACTCAAATTTAATATTTGTGCACTCGAGTCGTCTTACATTTCGAATCACGACATTGAAGATCTCGATCATCGGATTCAAAAGCACATTCGACCTGTGCTACTCTATGCTTGCCAATTTTGGAGCGATCACCTAAATAATCTTCCGTTTGGCGAAGTCATCTTTCATCATATCCACAGATTCCTGGAAGAAAAGTTTTTATTCTGGCTAGAAGTAATGAGCGTCACGGACACCTTACCCCTTGGTGTACAAGCTTTAACGGTATTGAAACAGTGGATGATGTCTTGTACGGACAGCAGT ACCGTATCAGGCGACAAGTGGAATCAACTCAATACTCTAATCATGGATGCACGCCGATTTATCCGCTATTTCTCCACGCCAATTGCAGTCAGCGCTCCTCATATTTACATATCCGCTTTACCGTTTACACCAACTGCTTCGAAAGTGTATCAGAACTACGCCTGTGCCTTTCTCAATACAATTTCCCTCGACTGCGGACAGCAAATCAATTGGCATGCCCTGGAAATGTCCATTGCTCTGACGGGATGTGTTAATTCAATGGCCTTCTCTCCGGATGGCCGATATATTGTGGCCTCTTTATCAGATTGGACAATACGTATATTCGATGCAACAACTGGTACAATGAAAGGCAAACCGCTTACTGGACCCAAGGGCCGTTTTGCGACTCGGTCCGTGGCCTTTTCCCACGATGGAAAATGGGTCGCCTCTGGCTCATATGACGGAGACGTACACCTTTGGAATGCATCGACATATGAGATGGAGAAGGGTCCCCTGACTGGGCACACAAAGGTGGTTCTCTCTGTCGCATTTTCCAGTGACGGACAGTGGGTCGTCTCTGGATCATACGACTCGAAAATAATTGTATGGAATGTACTTACAGGCAAGGTTGAGCGAGGACCTTATACAGGGCATGCCAAAGGAGTCCTATCTGTTGACATCTCTCCAGATGGAAAATATATTGTCTCGGGATCTCAGGACAAGGAAATTCGCATTTGGAACCTCTCTACAGGAGAGTTGGAACATGGCCCATTTGTTGGACATACTGATGCCGTCAATTCGGTTGCATTTTCTCCAGATGGCCAAAAAATTGTATCTGGTTCCAATGATCGCACAGTGATTCTATGGAATGCAGTGACAGGAGAAATCGACCAAGGACCATTGACTGGACACCTCCACGCTGTGTATTCCGTCGCATTTTCGCCGGACGCCAAGCGTATTGTCTCTGGTTCCTTAGACCAAACACTTCGGATATGGCATGTCAATACTGGACAGACAGAGCAAATACTTCATGCACATAGTAATGGAGGAGTCGATTGTGTTGCGTTTTCCCCCGACGGGGAAAGAATAGCCTCTGGCTCTCAAATGGACCAAACACTTCGGTTGTGGGATTCGTCTTCAACGGGCTTGAACAAGCCATCAGACCAGAGAGTTCCATTTGTATTGCAAGATGGCGAAGTACCTAGTTGGAACAATACATCTATCAGGTCTATCGCGTTTTCGCCAGATGGACTATTGGTTGCATCTGGCTCGAATGACGCTACAATATGTCTATGGGACATATCCACAGCTCAATATACGACGACTCTAGTCGGGAATGAGGATAAAGGATTTAAATCGGCTGCATTTTCTCCAGATGGGCAATGGATCGCTTATGGGTCGTGCAAACCAATTCGTTTATGGAATCTGTCCACAGGAAAACATGCGACCCTGACGTGTAGTCTCTCCTTACGTGGACACACGAATTCCGTTGCGTCTGTCGTATTTTTTCCTGACGGGAAAAGGCTCGTTTCGGGATCTGAGGACGAAACAATCCGTATATGGGATACATCCACTGGTGAACTACTAGGAGGGCCGTTTATCGTTAAACAGAGTGTTTGCAGTCTTGCTGTCTCACCCGACGGAATGTGGATTCTATGTGGATCGCTGGAGCCAATCCTTCAACTGGTGAAGGTGTCTACAGGTGAAGTAAGACAAGAATTGACGATAGACGATCAATTCATCGGCTCAGTGGGTGTATCTTCCAATGGACTGTTGATCGCTTGTGGACCTGAAATCCTCTTGTTTGACACATTGACTGGCGTAATGACACCAGGACGGACATTCAAAGATTGGTCAACCAGTTCGGTCGCTTCAGTAGGATTCTCTCCAGACGGCAGTCAAATTGTATGCGCGTCCGTTGACGATAACTTGTTACGTATCTGGGATTCGTCTTCAGGAGAACTGGAATACACTCTGCCCTCCGAACACACTGAAATGATCGACTTTGTTTCATTCTCTCCCGATGGTACAAAAATTCTTTCGTCTGCACGGGACCGGGCAATTCGAGTAATGTCTGCTCGACCAATAACTGACACGACATCCGAAATTTGCTTCAATGATCTATCCATCATCGATCGCGATGGATGGATACGCGAAGATGATGATAAATTACTCTTATGGATACCAACTCTTCATCGACCGGGTTTGTACCACCCGAACGTTCCCATTCTTATCATATGCGACATCCCAACTCGACTCAATACCTCGAATTTCGTACACGGTTTAGATTGGGCAACATGTTACACGGGATAG
- a CDS encoding putative aspartic-type endopeptidase CTSD has protein sequence MIVLSLSTQRTLTPVEALAAANAIPEAIVSYKLSRLEDNKNDGEITFGALDPAKFDSSAMVTVPNVDQDGFWTADVGSVTVNGADTGLTGRTAILDTGTTLMIVPPSDAATIHSGIKGAKSDNQGGFTVPCTLTDKVALQFGGQTFEIDPRDIAFAPINPNDQNGDCVSGIAVGNVGGPTEWLVGDVFLKNVYFSTDATKNTITLAKLA, from the exons atgatagtattg tCTTTGTCTACGCAGAGGACTTTGACGCCCGTTGAAGCTCTTGCAGCAGCCAACGCCATCCCTGAAGCTATCGTCTCCTACAAGCTTTCCCGTCTCGAAGACAACAAAAACGACGGAGAAATAACTTTTGG CGCTCTTGACCCAGCCAAATTCGACAGCTCTGCAATGGTGACCGTGCCCAACGTCGACCAAGACGGATTCTGGACGGCCGACGTTGGCTCAGTCACCGTAAACGGGGCAGACACTGGCCTGACAGGCCGTACCGCCATCCTCGACACAG GCACAACCCTCATGATCGTGCCCCCCTCCGACGCCGCGACCATCCACTCGGGCATCAAAGGCGCCAAATCCGACAACCAAGGCGGCTTCACCGTGCCCTGCACACTCACCGACAAAGTCGCGCTCCAATTCGGCGGGCAGACCTTCGAGATCGACCCGCGCGACATCGCGTTCGCGCCTATCAACCCCAACGACCAAAACGGCGACTGCGTCTCCGGGATCGCGGTCGGCAACGTCGGTGGGCCTACCGAGTGGCTCGTCGGAGACGTTTTCCTTAAGAACGTGTATTTCTCCACGGACGCGACGAAGAATACTATCACACTTGCGAAATTGGCTTGA